Genomic window (Nitrososphaera sp.):
GCAGAGGGCGCTGCAGAAAACCCTGTCGTTACTTGGCGAACCCTCGAGGGATGCTGTACTATCATACCTTCAGAAATACCACAATATATCCTTCGACAATACGTCTACATTTACCCAGGAAAAGCTCGGCTCTGCTTTGGACACGATATTTGGAAGTGGTCAGCAGGTGCTGATGCGAAGATTCGAAGATGAAGTGAGAAAGGCCCGTCTTTCAACTATTAGAAAGGAGCCTGACCGGGAAATCACTAAAGGAAATTCTACCGTTTAGGGGTTGCGAGCTAGACCTCGTGGGTTAACACAATCGCCTTTGCCTGCATCGCTTGGCTGATTTTCTGGAAATAATATGCCGAGAGAACCTTTAGGAACCGATACTCCCTAGGTACTGCTATTGCGTCAATGTTCCTCTTGTAGCCTTCTGCAACCTGCATCACAATGTCGGAAGCATTGGAGTCGAGTATTCTTTCTTCTGCTTGGTCCGTGTCTAACTTGCGCAACTCTGCGAATGGCAAAAAGCTGCTGGCCGCCATTATGAACACGTTAGGCATCCTGTCTGAAAGGTCTTCGGCGATATCGTCCAGGTCGTCATAAATGTCCTGAAGCGCCTGGTTGTAATGAAGGATGGTTGTAACGTTATTGTCATAATTGGGCAACTTGCCCTCAAGGACTGCGGCGTAAATGTGACGAGCGTCAGAGGATTTGAACAGGTTGTGATGAGCTATTTCCGCCTTCGAGAAAACCGTCCCACGCAGCATTCTTTTGCGGATGATCTGCTCGAACTGCCAAAAAGGAGTGAATTGTCGAATAGCACAAGGGAGAGAGTAACCGAGGTAGTTGCCCGCTTCCTTTTTGGCATTTGCCAGCATCTGCCGCGAGTACACGGCATAGTCGGAATTGCCTGTTTCGTAGTATCTGTCGGCGAACAGTATGTACCTGACTAGATACTTGACGATACGGTAAACTGAAACGGAATCTTCCATGCTCAGGCCGGAAGAAAAAGCTGCGAAGTAATAGGTCGAGAGGTCGCCTGCCTTCAGATCCAGTGACCTAAGACGGTTTGACGGCGGCGGGTCAATCAGTGCCAAAAGAGCCGTAATGGCCTCAAGCTCGTCCCCAAGCTTTCTGTCATCAGCCAGCAGCAGGTTTGACTTTGAGAGCAACGCGTCCCGGAGTGTCCGATCGGTGGGCTGCTTGATACCCGAATTAAGGAACGATTGCATGAATTTGACATCGGGTATTATGGGTGGTACTACTTTAACCTTTATCTCGGCATACAAGATATGCATTAGCTCAGTGCAGCACTATGAGAAAACTGACTTGGAAATTGGTAACGATTTTCGTGAAATCAAGAGAAATTTCACTGCTTAAATATCAATCTCACGAAATTGGAAAAAACATCATGCTGCCGTCATTATGCGTGGAACAATAAAAGAAGAAAAGGAACGTTCTGGCTAGTTGGTTCCGCGCTTCCTTCTAGGCAATCTTTTGGTAAAGGTACTCGAGGGTCGATACCATTACTTCGTTGTTGGTGTATATTCCCGAGATTTCCCTGCCCGAAGAGTTGCTCCTGTCGATGATAAAGACAAGCTTGTTGCCGTCGACTATCATAAAGCTTGCAGGAGACGGATTTCTGATCGTCTCGACGTCTAGGCTCGATACGCCTGATTCGACGTCCTCATCGTCGGAGGGAGCGGTTCCAGACGTCTTCAGTTTCACCGTGCAGCCGGCCTTTGCGCTGGACGCAATCTTTTCAATCAAACCCTCATGGTAGAACTTGGCGAGCATGCGGTCGGTGAGGAAGACGTTGAGCGATTTGAGCGGCTGATCAAGTGTCTTTGAGACCTTTGTGAATACAATGTTCTCGCCGCTTAAGACCTGGTAACTGTCCTCACTTCCGCTTGTGACGTTCTTGGCAATCTGTTCAAGTTTGCTCTGACAGTCGTGTTTCTTCTCGGACACTTCCTTGAGTGCATTTGCTTTCGCCTGGACCAGATAATCTACGGTCTCCTCATAAGAAAGCGAGTAGTACTTTTGGGGCTTGCTAAAGGTCGAAAAAACGATACCTTTTGAGAGCAGGAGCGAAATGTAATGGTAAGTGTCTGTTCTCTGGATTTTGGTGTGCTTGGAAATCTCACTTGCTGTGCTGCTCCCTGACGACATAAGGAAGAGCAAGATCTTGGACTCGTTGGAGCTGAGGTCGAGTTTTTTCAGTTCAGCGGCAAGCTCGCCCTCAAGGCGTAGCCGCATACTCTCGATGGATGTGAGTTCAGCGCCGTCCGTGTAGTTCGCTACTGTTACCTGATTCTGTGTCATGTTTCCGATTTTGGGCATCATTCTTCGCCTGTAAGGCTCCATAGTTTTCTGTCTAGTTCAACAGTTTTTTGTAAGGTTTCCAGACATACAACTTAGCAAAATCGGCAAGAGTCGTCTCTCATGACACCCCTAGCGCTTGAGAGCCTTCGAGCCGGTTGTCACAGGATATCGCAGGACCCGATGCATGAAAGTAGCGCTAAACCTTGCCAGGTGAGTAATTCTCAATTGAGCCGCGCGTTATACGAGCGTTGTCAAAACATGCCCTTGCAAGTTCTCGCCGCTCGGCGTTATCTTGCCCGTATCAAAAGTGGATAGATTAGTAAAATCAAAGTCCTATACTACGTCAGTCATTGACGTGACGCGGTCTCCCAGGGCAGTCACGAGTTGCTGGCAACGCTAGCATTCGGAGGCCCCTCTCCGATGTTTCACGCTTTGGCGTTTTCCGTATCCGCGACGAATGCGGGGGCTCCTAGAATCATTGGCAAATAGTTTCTGCGAGAGCACGCGGGTTCCCCTCAAACTATCCTGCAGCATTTAGCACGAATTCCTGATGTTCAACAGCTGTTGCGAAAGCAAGTCGGGATGTCCTTCAATGCGATATATACGCATTCACGGCATGAAGACTATTTGCTGTCGTTGATAAGTTGAAAAATCTCTTTCGTCAGGTCCGCGTATTCATAGTCACTGGCTACCTTGCCTTCAACTGCCAGCGCCAGTGTAACTTCGGGACTCAGTGGAACGACCATCACGCTTAGCATACGGTGCTGGACGAACAGAACCTCGACCTCGCCAAAGATGTCTGAATTCCTTTTTGAAATGTTGACGATCAATTCGGCCTGAAGTATGAGTTCGGTCAGCTTGCTTTTCTCCGGCATCGGCATTCCGGGGCGAGCTGCAGCTGCAAGAAGGCTGCCTTTTCGGACAATTATGGCCCCTGCTATCTTCTTGTGTGCCATGGATACGGCTTTTGCAAGATCATAGTAGTTTATCCCAATGTCTCTCTTGCTTTCGCCCTCCATATTTGCTCTTGGGGGTTGACTTTCCATGAACTGCTATTTCAGCCAAAAAATCTGACAAGGGCTGCGATATGAAGCGCTGTATGAAGCTGGGCATACCTACATCACCTTATATTACAAAACCGGACACTCGATTCGACCGTGAAATCCTCAGTCTCAATGGCAAATGTAAACGATCCCAGTGTACTTTGCCATACACTGCACTCAACGATCAAAGTTTTGAATCCCATAGGGGAAGAACTCATCATGACCATGATGGAGCGGTTATGCGGCGTTAGATGCGCGCAGGATTCAAGCTCGACTTTTGAGGAGATCAAATCCGCACTTGCTGTAGTGCTCGGCGCGGAGGCCGCCGACGTTGTAATAAGGGAGTGGACGGCGCGAATTGAGGAACTTGCGCCCGTGATATCGTAAGCAGATCCAAAAGTGAATACGCAAAAACAGCATTCTAGAATTATGAAGTAGGATCAGCGCATTTAATGCGAACTCGTCCGACTAACCTCTGGAGCGCCCCCGTTAGGGGAACCTTTTATGCGGGTCAGTTTAGTCGCTGGCTTGACTCTGTAGGGCTTGCGGATGCAAATAATCCTGCACCGGCACGGACACTGTTTTACGACCATACCGGCAAGAGAACGCGGGCCCAGAGGGATACGGGAAAATTTTGGGATATAATCGCGGTCCTAAATTGCAAAGCATAGAAAAAACGGATCATTAAAAGGCCGCAGATCTTTCTGGCTTTGCAGAAGCCTCGTCATTAGCTACATGAGAGCTGTCAACCAATTAAATTTTATCAAAAAATAAGGAATTGACGACGCCGGACAATCTTCTCCGCCATTTGAAGAAGATGAATATACAATTCCCTAATGCCAGCACGCAAATACCGGACATTCGTGTCTTCGGTACAGCATTCTTTCCCGGAGGAGCAGGACTATGGGCAATCAACAAGAACGGAAATCCTTGGAAGATGGTCATTTCTACTGGCAAAGTCATGATTCTTGGGAATAACTTTGGTTCGGAAAGCTTTGTTAAGTAATGCAATTTAGCGGGCGATTTGTTTAACAAAAAGGCTTTTTTTAACAAAATGGAAAATCGAAAGATTCTACCAAAATCGTCGGATTAAAGTGCGGCGGGAGAAAATTCGCTGCTGCTTGTTGGCGTACATTGGTCCATAATTTAGAGAACTTCAAGAAACGACCAAATCGCTAAAAGCCGACTTGTTAGCGAACAATGTACTAAAACTAATTACTTATATATTTCCTGCCTTTTTTGGTGCACGTTGACAAAAGGGTCCCCAATCAATACGACTGGTAACAGAATTAGCCGAAGCAAGATATCGGCTGTTATATTTATCGTATTGATGCTTTCTTCTGCGATAATCCTATTAAATGGCTCTCGCAATCCTAATGCGCTAGCAACAAATGCTGCAGACCATGCGTTAATAGTCCCAGAACCATTGGCGCCAACAAGTACTAGTATCAGCAAGAACCTTACGTTCCCTTCCACTATCTTGTTTGGTTCGCCACGGCTTAACGTAACATCGACAAACACGTTCTATCCTGATGGGCAGGCGTCAATCGGAGACGCAAATGGCAACCTACTTACTCTGGTGCCAAAAATTCTCACTGGCAACAATGTTTCAAATGGAAATTGGCAACTTCTCGCTAATTCGACAGTGATAGATCAGCGTTTTGTTTCACCGACAATATCTCTTGATATGATATGGAAGACCCGGACCGATTCTGGTTATGCTAATGGTTACAAGCTCACTATCCAAGGCCGTGCCATAAACCCGTCAGAAATTGATTTTAGTGTGGTTGATAATAGCACTCTGTCGCTCCTTAAAAGCAACAATCATGCGGTCCAGCTTTCCTCCGATGCTAGCCGCATCATAATCGGACAACGCGCGGGCGACAACTCTACAAACACGGTGGGTGGAGTAGGCTTTGACTGGTCTGATGCAATTTCATACAAACCTATCTTTCAGTCAAATACTTTGAGGTTCAATGTGGCTTCTGACTTCAGCATCGATCCGTATACCGTCGTCACGACAACAGACAAGGCGTATGATGAATTTGGTCAACAACATCGGATTATTGTAGCAAACGATGGGGGCTGGTGGCTCTTTTATGGTGAAAGTACCTCACTAAAGTACGCAGTAAGCATTAATCATGGAAAGAATTGGACAACCTTTGCACCAGCTCTTGATACGCAAATCAATCAAAACAACTTGGACGTTGACTATATCAAAACAGGCACTTACGCTAACCGATTGCAGATAGTATTTGGAAGTAACGGCAATGGCCACATCATACACTATTACGGAATACCTGTTGGAAATACAATAACCTGGAGCTCAAGACACGATCTGGGTGAATGTGGGGCCGTAAATACAAACACCTACTACCCATCGGTTTTGGTTACAGGAAATAGTAGCGTCAGTGTAGTTTATGGATATATTTACAACTCTAATGCATTCTGTGAAGTTACCTCAAATGACGGTGGAAGCACTTTCGGCTCAACTGTAACTCTTAGCGCCAGACCCGGAGGGGCAGACAAATTCATGAATTTACACGCTCTAAATTCATCAAATGCAGATGAAATGATTGTCGAGACCAACGCCAACGAATATGGCAGTCTCTTTTCTCTAAAACGCATAAGCGGCGTCTGGGATTCCTCTCGGACTACCATTACAACAGACAAGCTCTCAAGTCCAATAGACAACTTTGATTCAGACTATGATTCTTCGCACAGGGTCCATTTGGCTTACATCAAGAATGACAACACCCTCCAATACCGTAAGTACTCTGGCGGTGCATGGTCAAATGCGACTCAGCTTGATTCTGCTCAGGTCAGCGGTCCGATCTCCACTATGGTGGATCCCAGCCAAAACGTCTTCGTATTTTACAACAAATCAAATGCAGTAAACTATGTTGAATCATCGAACGGCGGCAATACCTGGACCTCACCTCAGGCATTCACTACACACGGGGCCTCACCCTATGGCATTGAAACGCCGCATAGGGCCTTTAACTCTGGGCTTTCATCGTTTATCCCTGTAATTTACGTCAATGGCACCTCCAGCCCGTACAAGATTTGGTCATCAACTTTTGTTATCCCTACAACTGCTTCGTCAGACTCTCGTCTCGATTCAAGCGGTGAACAGCGCACGAGCTACTTTGATGGCACATACAACTGGATTTTCTACTATAATGGAACCAACATCTACTACAAGTATACTTCAGATGGAGGCATTACCTGGGGTACGCCGGTATCTAGCGGAACAGGCGCGTTAGCATCAAATTCTTACTTTACGGTATATGGCGAAGGTAGCAAAATAATGATTGCGTATTCAAGCTCAACAAACGTCCTTACGAGGAACGGTACAATTAGCGGTACCTCTATTTCATGGTCCACTGCCAGAAGTGCGTTAGCAGTAACCGGAACAAACGCAGGTCAGCAGTTCTACCCTTCCATTGAAAAAGTGAACTCCACTTACTATCTTGGTTTCAACGTAATGACGAGCAGTAATAATTCTGCCTTAGTTAGATCGTCTACCTCACTCGGAGGAGCCTGGTCACCCAGCGTAACCTTGTATAGCGGGCTAACAAACCCGGCAACAATTGGCCTATCAAAATATGGTACATCTCCTGGGACCAAGCTGTTTGTGCTGTATGCTCGATACAACGAATCTGATTTTGCATACAGGACATTGACAAGCGCTTGGTCATCCACTTTGCACACCAGCGGCGCAGGCTTGTTTGTCAATCAATCAAAGACGAGTATATTTAGTGTAACAAGCAACGGCACATGCGTAATCGGTGGATATATCGGGAAAAATGCCGGTGGCAGTCTAGCATCGTTTACATTTTGCGGCAGTTCATTCACTTATCCAGCTACTCACGTTCCGGGAAAAGTTCTGTATCCAACAATATCGGCGATTGGAAAGTATGCCTACCTGAGCTTTGTAACTAATAATACGATTTATCAAACCACATTTGTTCTGAACAATTGGAGCAGTTACAATCAACCATTCGGGAATTTTCTAACTAGTTCAACTTATTTACATGAACCAGAATATGGTAGCATTACTCATTGGGTTTACTCTGAACCGATTGTTTGGAGGGAAACCACCACTAGTCCATCGTCAATCTACCTCATTGCAAGTAACGTGGGATTCAAACCTTCGGGGATCCCGATACTCAGCTGTTCTAGCCGCGGAGGAAATACTTCTGGGGACTCGATATGTGATTACTGGAAGAGCGGAAGCGGCTTAAACATCAACTACAATGGAAGCACTTACTCCTATCCCTGTGATACTGTTTGTCCAGTATACAATCATAAGGACATTTACGTTGAGGCTGATTATACAACCGGTTTCAAGCCTTACTTCAATACAACGTCTGGCAAGTACACCGGGATGGAAGATGTCAGGACCGCTTTTGCCAATTCTCCAGTGACTAACCCTGATGGCCTGACAGGCGTAAATCTGCACTATAATGTTGGTGAAGACAGCGGTGCCCACTACTATCTTAACCTTAGCCCTACAACCTTCTACGACATCAAGACAAACTTCTTCGGGACATCGGCGGAGAGGCAATACAGCCAGAACGCGATAATGGAGAGTAGCTACCTGACCGCCAAGTGGCAAATATTTCATTATGCTGTATTTGGCGAGAGACAAAGTGGAATGAATATCAATGCCACCGGTATAGCAGATATTAATGGAAACGATATTCTGATAACTTTGGCCGCATTTACTAACCCGCCTGCTTCCGTGTCAGATGAAGAAGGTACGTTCATGCATGAGTTGGGCCACAATCTGGGGTTGAATCATGGTGGTCCTACTGATGGCACAAACTGCAAGCCGAACTATCTCAGCGTCATGAATTATTTCTTCTCGACTATAAGGATCGTTTCCGACAGGCCGTTGGATTATTCGCGCTCGATACTAACGTCTCTGAATGAATCAAACCTGAGTGAACCCGCGGGTGTAAGCACATCTACGCCGCCGGGGCTCCAAACTGCTTTTGGAAATAATATAACAAACGCCTCAATTGACTTAGGAAGTACGGGTGGTGTTCCAGTTGATTGGAATAGGCACGGCGGACCGGTGGACACACACGTAGTTGAAAACATCAATAATGCGGGCGGCGATTCCTTCTGCAATAACACTCTGTTTACCGTACTCACAGGAGCGAACGATTGGTCCAACTTGAAATATGACTTCAGGGACAGCGTATCTGGATACTTTAGCAACGGTGAAGCAGATCCTGGAACACTACCACATGAACTGGACGCATCCGCATTAAAGCGGGTAGAGGCCGGAATGGTACTTTCAATTGATAACGCAGTCCAATCATCTGGAGACTCAAACTTCACCAATATGATGTCAGCCAAAGCATCCAAGCTATATTTCCACAGCTCGTTTGCGACGGCCAAATCACTTATGGAAAAGGGGGACGTATACGGTGCGCTACAGATACTATTGGAGGTGAGGACAAAGATTGTCGGCGATTCAGGTGGGGACAACCATGGCGTTCTGTTGGTTAACAACCAGACACAACATAGGATATTATTCCTATTGGACAATAGGATCGCAGCATTAAAGAGCGAATTGAACCTCGCATGAGCATCTCAAAGAAGCGGTTATGTGCAATATTTATGATGGGCTCCGCCGCCCTTTTTCTTCAGCTGGGTATTCTTCAACATGTCAGTGCGGAGGCGGTAACCTCTAATCCGTTCCGTGTTGGAGTACATCCATTCGATGTAGCCATTAATAACAACACTCACAAGGTCTTTGTTTCGGATTTGCAAGGGTATTCCGTATTTGTCTTTGATGATTCGGCCCAAAGAGTCATTGGTAATATCTCTTTACTTGATGTCAGTCCCGAATTGAAGTTTGATTACGAACCAACGTATTTGGCTGTGGACCCTACCACAAATAGGCTCTATGTAACTTATGAATGCGATTGCCATCCGAGTTATATCTCAGTAATAGATGGGGCAACTT
Coding sequences:
- a CDS encoding helix-turn-helix domain-containing protein gives rise to the protein MMPKIGNMTQNQVTVANYTDGAELTSIESMRLRLEGELAAELKKLDLSSNESKILLFLMSSGSSTASEISKHTKIQRTDTYHYISLLLSKGIVFSTFSKPQKYYSLSYEETVDYLVQAKANALKEVSEKKHDCQSKLEQIAKNVTSGSEDSYQVLSGENIVFTKVSKTLDQPLKSLNVFLTDRMLAKFYHEGLIEKIASSAKAGCTVKLKTSGTAPSDDEDVESGVSSLDVETIRNPSPASFMIVDGNKLVFIIDRSNSSGREISGIYTNNEVMVSTLEYLYQKIA